From Acanthopagrus latus isolate v.2019 chromosome 22, fAcaLat1.1, whole genome shotgun sequence, the proteins below share one genomic window:
- the LOC119012237 gene encoding E3 ubiquitin-protein ligase rnf146-like, with product MFSMAGSGELDCSLNAPAPSKLIEEVGDPCSADTSSSTSTPECAICLQSCIHPVRLPCCHVFCFLCVKGASWHSKRCALCRQEIPEDFLERPVLLSPEELKAAAAGVSRSIGTGGVSRGDFAWYYEGRNGWWQYDERTTRELEEAFSKGRKSTEMLIAGFLYVADLENMVQYRRNEHGRRRKIKRDVVDIPKKGVAGLRIDPEPEPVAIPALPVVTPAATERVSSADGSDNAGQSQPLTFGILASLPPVRPPTLLGRHLPSPLSPSPSTLEESLSQLLISQPLGEEVDGDDELQTYDYASGSSESEEEQERERAEAMPRRRHRHGPLRESQPTRMPPRGGPSSSTLSLRSRSPDGQCTVTEV from the exons ATGTTCAG TATGGCAGGCTCTGGAGAACTGGACTGTTCGCTGAATGCCCCGGCTCCCTCCAAGCTAATAGAGGAAGTAGGTGACCCCTGTTCTGCGGacacctccagctccaccagcacCCCGGAGTGTGCCATCTGCCTGCAGAGCTGCATCCACCCTGTACGTCTACCATGCTGCCACGtcttctgtttcctgtgtgtgaaaGGTGCCTCCTGGCACAGCAAGCGCTGTGCTCTCTGTCGGCAAGAAATCCCAGAGGACTTCCTGGAGCGGCCGGTTCTCCTTTCACCTGAAGAACtgaaagcagcagctgcaggggtgAGCCGCAGTATAGGGACCGGGGGCGTTTCCCGTGGAGACTTTGCCTGGTACTATGAGGGGCGCAACGGCTGGTGGCAGTATGATGAGAGGACCACCcgggagctggaggaggcttTTTCCAAAGGCAGGAAGAGCACGGAGATGCTGATTGCGGGGTTCCTTTATGTGGCCGACCTGGAGAACATGGTGCAGTATCGACGGAATGAGCACGGCCGCAGGCGCAAGATAAAGCGTGATGTTGTTGATATCCCCAAGAAGGGAGTTGCAGGATTGAGGATAGatcctgaacctgaacctgtcGCCATTCCTGCTTTACCAGTTGTCACCCCAGCTGCAACAGAGCGCGTCAGCTCAGCTGATGGATCGGACAATGCAGGCCAATCGCAGCCTTTAACCTTTGGGATTTTGGCGTCTCTTCCCCCCGTTAGACCTCCAACACTCCTGGGGCGGCATCTTCCGAGTCCCCTTTCTCCTTCACCTTCAACCCTGGAGGAGTCTCTCTCACAGCTCCTAATCAGCCAGCCACTGGGTGAAGAGGTGGATGGAGACGACGAGCTGCAGACATATGACTATGCATCCGGCAGCAGTGAGAGCGAGGAGGAacaggagcgagagagagcagaaGCGATGCCACGCAGAAGACATAGGCATGGACCGCTAAGAGAGAGCCAGCCAACCAGAATGCCTCCAAGGGGCGGGCCCTCCAGCTCTACACTCAGTCTCCGCTCTCGTAGTCCTGATGGGCAGTGCACTGTGACGGAAGTGTGA
- the LOC119012238 gene encoding R-spondin-3-like isoform X1, protein MRIPFLIWILQLVSLTEGLDDTKVLRYRRSSTASRSCPAGCATCSALNGCLSCKPRLFFHLELDGMRQRGTCLSSCPRGHYGTRSQHISTCTRCKEDCASCFSENFCTHCHPGHFLFRGKCEISCPNGLTANAALRECTECSTGCEVCVRRNVCVRCRADLYHFHGLCHPSCPRGFEPDVQLMHCLPQVHCEVGEWTDWGPCVRRRSMRAYRRGEETRTRRVLQSPSASGDPCPHVSETRKCVIKKRPKSPVRL, encoded by the exons ATGCGGATACCGTTTTTGATCTGGATTCTGCAGCTTGTGAGTCTTACAGAAGGCCTGGACGACACAAAGGTTCTGCGATACAGAC GTAGCTCCACTGCGAGCAGATCGTGCCCGGCCGGTTGTGCGACATGCTCGGCCCTCAACGGCTGCCTGTCCTGTAAACCTCGCCTCTTCTTCCACTTGGAGCTGGACGGGATGCGTCAGAGGGgcacctgtctgtcctcctgtccccGGGGCCACTACGGCACGCGCTCCCAGCACATCAGCACCTGCACCA GGTGCAAGGAGGACTGCGCTTCCTGTTTCAGTGAAAACTTCTGCACACATTGTCATCCGGGTCACTTCCTGTTCCGGGGCAAGTGTGAAATCAGCTGTCCAAACGGGCTGACAGCGAACGCGGCGCTGAGAGAATGCACAG agtgCTCCACAggctgtgaggtgtgtgtgaggaggaacGTGTGTGTGAGGTGCAGAGCGGACCTGTACCATTTCCACGGACTGTGCCATCCCAGCTGCCCGAGGGGGTTTGAGCCTGATGTGCAGCTCATGCACTGCCTCCCCCAAG tgCACTGTGAGGTCGGGGAGTGGACAGATTGGGGCCCGTGTGTTCGGAGAAGGAGCATGCGGGCCtacaggaggggagaggagacgcGTACCCGACGGGTCCTACAGTCCCCGAGTGCCAGCGGTGACCCCTGTCCACATGTGTCAGAGACCAGGAAGTGTGTCATCAAAAAGAGACCGAAGAGTCCAGTTAGGTTGTGA
- the LOC119012238 gene encoding R-spondin-3-like isoform X2 has protein sequence MNFVAESQACFCACHGVWDVMARLDQRCTGGSSTASRSCPAGCATCSALNGCLSCKPRLFFHLELDGMRQRGTCLSSCPRGHYGTRSQHISTCTRCKEDCASCFSENFCTHCHPGHFLFRGKCEISCPNGLTANAALRECTECSTGCEVCVRRNVCVRCRADLYHFHGLCHPSCPRGFEPDVQLMHCLPQVHCEVGEWTDWGPCVRRRSMRAYRRGEETRTRRVLQSPSASGDPCPHVSETRKCVIKKRPKSPVRL, from the exons ATGAACTTTGTGGCGGAATCACAggcttgtttttgtgcatgtcaTGGTGTTTGGGATGTGATGGCACGGCTGGATCAGCGCTGCACCGGAG GTAGCTCCACTGCGAGCAGATCGTGCCCGGCCGGTTGTGCGACATGCTCGGCCCTCAACGGCTGCCTGTCCTGTAAACCTCGCCTCTTCTTCCACTTGGAGCTGGACGGGATGCGTCAGAGGGgcacctgtctgtcctcctgtccccGGGGCCACTACGGCACGCGCTCCCAGCACATCAGCACCTGCACCA GGTGCAAGGAGGACTGCGCTTCCTGTTTCAGTGAAAACTTCTGCACACATTGTCATCCGGGTCACTTCCTGTTCCGGGGCAAGTGTGAAATCAGCTGTCCAAACGGGCTGACAGCGAACGCGGCGCTGAGAGAATGCACAG agtgCTCCACAggctgtgaggtgtgtgtgaggaggaacGTGTGTGTGAGGTGCAGAGCGGACCTGTACCATTTCCACGGACTGTGCCATCCCAGCTGCCCGAGGGGGTTTGAGCCTGATGTGCAGCTCATGCACTGCCTCCCCCAAG tgCACTGTGAGGTCGGGGAGTGGACAGATTGGGGCCCGTGTGTTCGGAGAAGGAGCATGCGGGCCtacaggaggggagaggagacgcGTACCCGACGGGTCCTACAGTCCCCGAGTGCCAGCGGTGACCCCTGTCCACATGTGTCAGAGACCAGGAAGTGTGTCATCAAAAAGAGACCGAAGAGTCCAGTTAGGTTGTGA